In Phacochoerus africanus isolate WHEZ1 chromosome 14, ROS_Pafr_v1, whole genome shotgun sequence, one genomic interval encodes:
- the LOC125114163 gene encoding myosin-3 — translation MSSDTEMEVFGIAAPFLRKSEKERIEAQNQPFDAKTYCFVVDSKEEYAKGKIKSTQDGKVTVETEDNRTLVVKPEDVYAMNPPKFDRIEDMAMLTHLNEPAVLYNLKDRYTSWMIYTYSGLFCVTVNPYKWLPVYNPEVVEGYRGKKRQEAPPHIFSISDNAYQFMLTDRENQSILITGESGAGKTVNTKRVIQYFATIAATGDLAKKKDSKMKGTLEDQIISANPLLEAFGNAKTVRNDNSSRFGKFIRIHFGTTGKLASADIETYLLEKSRVTFQLKAERSYHIFYQILSNKKPELIELLLITTNPFDYPFISQGEILVASIDDAEELLATDSAIDILGFTPEEKSGLYKLTGAVMHYGNMKFKQKQREEQAEPDGTEVADKTAYLMGLNSSDLLKALCFPRVKVGNEYVTKGQTVDQVHHAVNALSKSVYEKLFLWMVTRINQQLDTKLPRQHFIGVLDIAGFEIFEYNSLEQLCINFTNEKLQQFFNHHMFVLEQEEYKKEGIEWTFIDFGMDLAACIELIEKPMGIFSILEEECMFPKATDTSFKNKLYDQHLGKSANFQKPKVLKGRAEAHFSLIHYAGTVDYSVSGWLEKNKDPLNETVVGLYQKSSNRLLAHLYATFATADADSGKKKVAKKKGSSFQTVSALFRENLNKLMSNLRTTHPHFVRCIIPNETKTPGAMEHSLVLHQLRCNGVLEGIRICRKGFPNRILYGDFKQRYRVLNASAIPEGQFIDSKKACEKLLASIDIDHTQYKFGHTKVFFKAGLLGTLEEMRDDRLAKLITRTQAVCRGFLMRVEFQKMVQRRESIFCIQYNIRAFMNVKHWPWMKLFFKIKPLLKSAETEKEMATMKEEFQKTKDELAKSEAKRKELEEKMVTLVQEKNDLQLQVQAESENLLDAEERCDQLIKAKFQLEAKIKEVTERAEDEEEINAELTAKKRKLEDECSELKKDIDDLELTLAKVEKEKHATENKVKNLTEELAGLDETIAKLTREKKALQEAHQQTLDDLQAEEDKVNSLSKIKSKLEQQVDDLESSLEQEKKLRVDLERNKRKLEGDLKLAQESILDLENDKQQLDERLKKKDFESSQLQSKVEDEQTLGLQFQKKIKELQARIEELEEEIEAERATRAKTEKQRSDYARELEELSERLEEAGGVTSTQIELNKKREAEFLKLRRDLEEATLQHEATVAALRKKHADSVAELGEQIDNLQRVKQKLEKEKSEFKLELDDLAGNVESVSKAKANLEKICRTLEDQLSEARGKNEEIQRSMSELTMQKSRLQTEAGELSRQLEEKESTVSQLSRSKQAFTQQIEELKRQLEEESKAKNALAHALQSSRHDCDLLREQYEEEQEAKAELQRALSKANSEVAQWRTKYETDAIQRTEELEEAKKKLAQRLQDSEEQVEAVNAKCASLEKTKQRLQAEVEDLMVDVDRANSLAAALDKKQRNFDKVLAEWKTKCEESQAELEAALKESRSLSTELFKLKNAYEEALDQLETVKRENKNLEQEIADLTEQIAENGKTIHELEKSRKQIELEKADIQLALEEAEAALEHEEAKILRIQLELTQVKSEIDRKMAEKDEEIEQLKRNYQRTVETMQSALDAEVRSRNEAIRIKKKMEGDLNEIEIQLSHANRQAAETLKHLRGVQGQLKDTQLHLDDALRGQEDLKEQLAIVERRASLLQAEVEELRASLEQTERARKLAEQELLDANERVQLLHTQNTSLIHTKKKLETDLMQLQSEVEDASRDARNAEEKAKKATTDAAMMAEELKKEQDTSAHLERMKKNLEQTVKDLQHRLDEAEQLALKGGKKQIQKLEARIRELEFELEGEQKKNTESVKGLRKYERRVKELTYQSEEDRKNVLRLQDLVDKLQAKVKSYKRQAEEADEQANAHLTKFRKAQHELEEAEERADIAESQVNKLRAKTRDFTSSRMVVHESEE, via the exons ATGAGCAGCGACACTGAAATGGAAGTGTTCGGCATAGCCGCTCCCTTCCTCCGCAAGTCGGAAAAGGAGAGGATCGAGGCTCAGAACCAGCCCTTCGATGCCAAAACCTACTGCTTCGTGGTCGACTCGAAGGAAGAGTATGCCAAGGGGAAAATTAAGAGCACCCAGGATGGGAAGGTCACGGTGGAAACCGAAGACAACAGG ACCCTGGTGGTGAAGCCGGAGGATGTGTATGCCATGAACCCCCCCAAGTTTGACCGGATTGAGGACATGGCCATGCTGACGCACCTGAATGAGCCGGCCGTGCTGTACAACCTCAAGGACCGGTACACCTCCTGGATGATCTAT ACCTACTCGGGCCTCTTCTGTGTCACCGTCAATCCCTACAAGTGGCTGCCGGTGTACAACCCCGAGGTGGTGGAGGGCTACCGAGGCAAAAAGCGCCAGGAGGCCCCGCCCCACATCTTCTCCATCTCCGACAACGCCTATCAGTTCATGCTGACAG ATCGTGAAAACCAGTCCATTCTGATCAC TGGAGAATCCGGGGCGGGAAAGACTGTGAACACCAAGAGGGTCATCCAGTACTTTGCAACAATTGCCGCCACTGGGGACCTCGCCAAGAAGAAGGACTCCAAGATGAAG GGGACTCTGGAGGACCAGATCATCAGCGCCAACCCGCTGCTGGAGGCCTTCGGCAACGCCAAGACCGTGAGGAACGACAACTCGTCCCGCTTC ggcAAGTTCATCCGAATCCATTTTGGTACCACCGGGAAGCTGGCCTCCGCAGATATCGAAACAT ATCTGCTCGAAAAATCGAGGGTGACCTTCCAGCTGAAGGCTGAGAGGAGCTACCACATCTTCTACCAGATTCTTTCCAACAAGAAGCCAGAGCTCATAG AGCTGCTGCTCATTACAACCAACCCCTTCGACTACCCGTTCATCAGCCAGGGCGAGATCCTCGTGGCCAGCATTGATGATGCCGAGGAGCTGCTGGCCACGGAT AGTGCCATCGACATCCTGGGCTTCACCCCAGAGGAGAAATCTGGACTCTACAAGCTGACGGGCGCCGTGATGCACTACGGGAACATGAAGTTCAAGCAGAAGCAACGGGAGGAGCAGGCAGAGCCGGACGGCACGGAAG TGGCTGACAAGACAGCCTACCTCATGGGCCTGAACTCTTCGGACCTCCTGAAGGCTTTGTGCTTCCCCAGAGTCAAAGTTGGGAACGAGTATGTTACCAAGGGCCAGACCGTGGATCAG GTGCACCACGCGGTGAACGCACTCTCCAAATCCGTCTACGAGAAGCTCTTCCTGTGGATGGTCACCCGCATCAACCAGCAGCTGGACACCAAGCTGCCCAGGCAGCACTTCATCGGCGTCTTGGACATCGCGGGCTTTGAGATCTTCGAG TATAACAGCCTGGAGCAGCTGTGCATCAACTTCACCAACGAGAAACTGCAGCAGTTTTTCAACCACCACATGTTCGTGCTGGAGCAGGAGGAGTACAAGAAGGAAGGCATCGAGTGGACGTTCATCGACTTCGGGATGGACCTGGCCGCCTGCATCGAGCTCATCGAGAAG CCCATGGGCATCTTCTCCATCCTGGAGGAGGAGTGCATGTTCCCCAAGGCCACAGACACCTCCTTCAAGAACAAGCTCTATGACCAGCACCTGGGCAAGTCGGCCAACTTCCAGAAGCCCAAGGTGCTCAAGGGCAGGGCCGAGGCCCACTTCTCCCTGATCCACTACGCGGGCACCGTGGACTACAGTGTCTCGGGCTGGCTGGAGAAGAACAAGGACCCCCTGAACGAGACGGTGGTCGGGCTGTACCAGAAGTCCTCCAACCGGCTCCTGGCGCACCTCTACGCGACCTTCGCCACGGCCGACG ctgACAGCGGAAAGAAGAAAGTTGCCAAGAAAAAGGGTTCTTCCTTCCAAACCGTCTCTGCCCTTTTCAGG gaaaaccTGAACAAGCTGATGTCGAATTTAAGGACGACTCACCCTCACTTTGTGCGCTGTATCATTCCCAATGAAACCAAAACCCCAG GGGCCATGGAACATAGCCTCGTCCTGCACCAGCTGAGGTGTAACGGCGTCCTGGAGGGCATCCGCATCTGCAGGAAGGGCTTCCCCAATCGGATTCTCTACGGGGATTTTAAACAAAG GTACCGCGTGCTGAATGCCAGCGCCATCCCCGAGGGACAGTTCATCGACAGCAAGAAGGCATGTGAAAAGCTGTTGGCGTCCATCGATATTGACCACACTCAGTACAAATTCGGACACACCAAG GTGTTCTTCAAGGCCGGCTTGCTGGGAACCCTGGAGGAAATGCGGGACGACCGCCTGGCCAAGCTCATCACCCGGACGCAGGCCGTGTGCAGGGGCTTCCTCATGCGCGTGGAATTCCAGAAGATGGTGCAGAGAAG GGAGTCCATCTTCTGCATCCAGTACAACATCCGAGCCTTCATGAACGTCAAGCACTGGCCCTGGATGAAACTCTTCTTCAAGATCAAGCCTCTGCTCAAGAGCGCAGAGACCGAGAAGGAGATGGCCACCATGAAGGAGGAGTTCCAGAAAACCAAGGATGAACTCGCCAAGTCAGAGGCCAAGAGGAAGGAACTGGAGGAAAAGATGGTGACTCTGGTACAAGAGAAGAATGACCTGCAGCTCCAGGTCCAGGCT gaaagtgaaAACTTGTTGGATGCAGAGGAAAGATGTGACCAGCTGATCAAAGCCAAGTTTCAGCTGGAGGCCAAAATCAAGGAGGTGACTGAGAGAGCTGAGGACGAGGAAGAGATCAATGCCGAGCTGACGGCCAAGAAGAGGAAACTGGAGGATGAGTGCTCAGAACTGAAGAAAGACATCGATGACCTTGAGCTGACACTGGCCAAGGTTGAAAAGGAGAAACATGCCACAGAGAACAAG GTTAAAAACCTTACTGAGGAACTGGCCGGCTTGGATGAAACCATTGCGAAGTTGACCAGGGAGAAGAAGGCCCTCCAGGAGGCCCACCAGCAGACCCTGGATGACCTGCAGGCAGAAGAGGACAAAGTCAACTCCTTAAGCAAAATCAAGAGCAAACTGGAACAGCAGGTGGATGAT CTGGAAAGCTCCCTAGAACAAGAAAAGAAGCTCCGGGTCGACCtggaaaggaataaaaggaagctTGAGGGCGACTTGAAGCTTGCCCAGGAGTCCATACTGGATCTGGAGAATGACAAGCAACAGCTGGATGAAAGGCTCAAGAA GAAGGATTTTGAGTCCAGTCAGCTGCAGAGCAAAGTGGAAGATGAGCAGACCCTGGGCCTCcagtttcagaagaaaattaaagagctCCAG GCTCGAATcgaggagctggaggaagagatCGAGGCCGAGAGGGCCACCCGCGCCAAGACGGAGAAGCAGCGCAGCGACTACGCCCGGGAGCTGGAGGAGCTGAGCGAGCGGCTGGAGGAGGCGGGGGGCGTCACATCCACGCAGATCGAGCTGAACAAGAAGCGCGAGGCCGAGTTCCTGAAGCTGCGCCGGGACCTGGAGGAGGCCACCCTGCAGCACGAGGCCACAGTGGCCGCGCTGAGGAAGAAGCACGCGGACAGCGTGGCCGAGCTGGGGGAGCAGATCGACAACCTGCAGAGGGTCAAGCAGAAGCTGGAGAAGGAGAAGAGCGAATTCAAGCTGGAGCTGGACGACCTGGCCGGCAACGTGGAGAGCGTGTCCAAGGCGAAG GCCAACCTGGAAAAAATCTGCCGCACCCTGGAGGATcagctaagtgaggccaggggcaaGAACGAGGAAATCCAGAGGAGCATGAGCGAGCTGACCATGCAGAAGTCCCGTCTTCAGACGGAGGCCG GTGAGCTGAGTCGTCAACTCGAAGAGAAAGAGAGCACAGTATCACAGCTTTCCAGAAGCAAGCAAGCGTTTACCCAGCAAATAGAAGAGCTCAAgaggcagctggaggaggagagcAAG GCCAAGAACGCCCTGGCGCACGCCCTGCAGTCCTCCCGCCACGACTGTGACCTGCTGCGGGAACAGTATGAGGAGGAGCAGGAAGCCAAGGCCGAGCTGCAGAGGGCGCTGTCCAAGGCCAACAGCGAGGTTGCCCAGTGGAGGACCAAGTACGAGACGGACGCCATCCAGCGCAccgaggagctggaggaggccaA GAAAAAGCTTGCTCAGCGCCTTCAGGATTCCGAGGAGCAGGTGGAGGCAGTGAACGCCAAGTGTGCCTCCCTGGAGAAGACCAAGCAGAGGCTGCAAGCGGAGGTGGAGGACCTGATGGTGGACGTGGACAGAGCCAACTCTCTGGCTGCTGCGCTGGACAAGAAGCAGAGAAACTTCGACAAG GTGCTCGCCGAGTGGAAAACAAAGTGTGAGGAGAGCCAGGCAGAGCTGGAGGCAGCTCTGAAGGAATCCCGCTCCTTGAGCACCGAGCTCTTCAAGCTGAAAAATGCCTACGAAGAAGCCTTAGATCAACTTGAAACTGTGAAGCGAGAAAATAAGAACTTGGAGC AGGAGATAGCAGATCTCACAGAACAAATTGCTGAGAACGGTAAAACCATCCATGAACTGGAGAAATCAAGAAAGCAGATCGAGCTGGAGAAGGCTGATATCCAGCTGGCTCTTGAGGAAGCAGAG GCCGCCCTTGAGCATGAAGAGGCCAAGATCCTCCGAATCCAGCTGGAACTGACGCAGGTGAAATCGGAAATTGACAGGAAGATGGCTGAGAAAGACGAAGAGATCGAGCAGCTCAAGAGGAACTACCAGAGAACCGTGGAGACGATGCAGAGCGCCTTGGACGCCGAGGTGCGGAGCCGGAACGAGGCCATCAGGATCAAGAAGAAGATGGAGGGGGACCTGAACGAGATCGAGATCCAGCTGAGCCACGCCAACCGCCAGGCTGCGGAGACCCTCAAACACCTCCGGGGCGTCCAAGGACAGCTGAAG GACACCCAGCTCCACCTGGACGACGCTCTCCGAGGCCAGGAGGACCTGAAGGAGCAGCTGGCCATTGTGGAGCGCAGAGCCAGCCTGCTGCAGGCCGAGGTGGAGGAGCTGCGGGCCTCCCTGGAGCAGACGGAGAGGGCCCGGAAACTGGCAGAGCAGGAGCTCCTGGACGCCAACGAGAGGGTGCAGCTGCTCCACACCCAG AACACCAGCCTCATCCACACCAAGAAGAAGCTGGAGACGGACCTGATGCAGCTCCAGAGCGAGGTCGAGGACGCCAGCAGGGATGCGAGGAATGCCGAGGAGAAGGCGAAGAAGGCCACCACCGAC GCAGCCATGATGGCCGAGGAGCTGAAGAAGGAGCAGGACACCAGCGCCCACCTGGAGCGGATGAAGAAGAACCTGGAGCAGACGGTGAAGGACCTGCAGCACCGCCTGGACGAGGCGGAGCAGCTGGCCCTGAAGGGCGGGAAGAAGCAGATCCAGAAGCTGGAGGCCAGG ATCCGAGAGCTGGAGTTTGAGCTTGAGGGGGAGCAGAAGAAGAACACGGAGTCTGTCAAGGGCCTCAGGAAATATGAGCGGCGGGTCAAGGAGTTAACTTACCAG AGTGAAGAGGACAGGAAGAATGTGCTGAGATTACAGGACCTGGTGGACAAACTTCAAGCGAAGGTCAAGTCCTACAAGAGGCAGGCGGAGGAGGCT GATGAACAAGCCAATGCTCATCTCACCAAGTTCCGAAAAGCTCAGCATGAGCTCGAGGAGGCTGAAGAACGGGCTGATATCGCCGAATCTCAGGTCAATAAGCTTCGCGCAAAGACCCGAGACTTCACCTCCAGCCGG ATGGTGGTCCACGAGAGCGAAGAGTGA